A single genomic interval of Gavia stellata isolate bGavSte3 chromosome 31, bGavSte3.hap2, whole genome shotgun sequence harbors:
- the FGFR1 gene encoding fibroblast growth factor receptor 1 isoform X3 produces MFTWRCLILWAVLVTAALSAARPAPTLPDQDALPSAEDDDDEEDSSSEEKEADNTKPNPPLLCSPEAIAPYWTYPEKMEKKLHAVPAAKTVKFKCPSSGTPNPTLRWLKNGKEFKPDHRIGGYKVRYATWSIIMDSVVPSDKGNYTCIVENKYGSINHTYQLDVVERSPHRPILQAGLPANKTVALGSNVEFVCKVYSDPQPHIQWLKHIEVNGSKIGPDNLPYVQILKTAGVNTTDKEMEVLHLRNVSFEDAGEYTCLAGNSIGISHHSAWLTVLEAIEDTPAMMTSPLYLEIIIYCTGAFLISCMVVTVIIYKMKSTTKKTDFNSQLAVHKLAKSIPLRRQVTESREGVSADSSSSMNSGVMLVRPSRLSSSGTPMLAGVSEYELPEDPRWELPRDRLILGKPLGEGCFGQVVLAEAIGLDKDKPNRVTKVAVKMLKSDATEKDLSDLISEMEMMKMIGKHKNIINLLGACTQDGPLYVIVEYASKGNLREYLQARRPPGMEYCYNPTRVPEEQLSFKDLVSCAYQVARGMEYLASKKCIHRDLAARNVLVTEDNVMKIADFGLARDIHHIDYYKKTTNGRLPVKWMAPEALFDRVYTHQSDVWSFGVLLWEIFTLGGSPYPGVPVEELFKLLKEGHRMDKPSNCTNELYMMMRDCWHAVPSQRPTFKQLVEDLDRIVAMTSNQEYLDLSMPLDQYSPGFPDTRSSTCSSGEDSVFSHDPLPDEPCLPKFPPQHTNGGLKRH; encoded by the exons ATGTTTACCTGGCGGTGCCTCATCCTTTGGGCTGTGCTGGTCACAGCCGCGCTCTCCGCTGCCAGGCCGGCCCCCACCCTGCCCGACCAAG ACGCGCTCCCCTCTGCggaggatgatgatgatgaagaggaTTCCTCttcagaggagaaggaggcagatAACACCAAGCCAAACC cccccctgctctgctccccagagGCCATCGCTCCTTACTGGACCTATCCcgagaagatggagaagaagcTCCACGCCGTTCCCGCCGCCAAAACGGTGAAATTCAAGTGTCCATCAAGCGGGACGCCCAACCCCACGCTGCGCTGGCTGAAGAACGGCAAGGAGTTCAAACCTGACCACCGCATCGGGGGGTACAAG GTCCGCTACGCAACCTGGAGCATCATCATGGACTCCGTGGTGCCTTCTGATAAGGGCAACTACACGTGCATTGTGGAGAACAAATACGGGAGCATCAACCACACCTACCAGCTGGATGTCGTGG AGCGGTCCCCGCACCGGCCCAtcctgcaggcagggctgcctgccaACAAGACGGTGGCCCTGGGCAGCAACGTCGAGTTTGTCTGCAAGGTCTACAGcgacccccagccccacatccagTGGCTGAAGCACATCGAGGTCAACGGCAGCAAGATCGGCCCCGACAACCTGCCCTACGTGCAGATCCTGAAG ACGGCGGGCGTTAACACAACAGACAAAGAAATGGAAGTCCTTCACTTAAGGAATGTCTCATTTGAGGATGCTGGGGAGTATACATGTTTGGCGGGTAATTCTATTGGGATCTCCCATCACTCTGCATGGTTGACAGTTCTCGAAG CTATTGAAGACACCCCGGCCATGATGACATCCCCCCTCTACCTGGAGATCATTATTTACTGCACCGGGGCCTTCCTCATCTCCTGCATGGTGGTGACCGTCATCATCTACAAGATGAAGAGCACCACCAAGAAGACGGACTTCAACAGCCAGCTGGCCGTGCACAAGCTGGCCAAGAGCATCCCCCTGCGCAGACAGGTAACAGAAAGTAGAGAGGGG GTGTCAGCCGACTCCAGCTCCTCCATGAACTCGGGCGTGATGCTGGTCCGGCCCTCGCGCCTCTCCTCCAGCGGCACCCCCATGCTGGCCGGCGTCTCCGAGTACGAGCTCCCCGAGGACCCGCGCTGGGAGCTGCCCCGGGACAG GCTGATCCTGGGCAAGCCCCTGGGAGAAGGGTGCTTCGGGCAGGTGGTGCTGGCAGAAGCCATCGGCCTCGACAAGGACAAGCCAAACCGCGTGACCAAGGTGGCAGTGAAGATGCTCAAGT CCGATGCCACGGAGAAGGACTTGTCTGACCTCATCTCTGAGATggagatgatgaagatgatCGGCAAGCACAAGAACATCATCAACCTGCTGGGAGCCTGCACACAGGACG GACCCCTCTATGTGATCGTGGAGTACGCGAGCAAGGGCAACCTGCGGGAGTACCTGCAAGCCCGGCGGCCCCCCGGCATGGAGTACTGCTACAACCCCACCCGTGTCCCCGAGGAGCAGCTCTCCTTCAAGGACCTGGTCTCCTGTGCCTACCAGGTGGCCCGCGGCATGGAGTACCTGGCCTCCAAGAAG TGCATCCACAGGGACCTGGCAGCCAGGAACGTCCTGGTGACTGAGGACAACGTGATGAAGATCGCTGACTTCGGTCTGGCCCGAGACATCCACCACATAGATTACTACAAAAAGACAACGAAC GGTCGCCTGCCGGTGAAGTGGATGGCCCCAGAGGCTCTGTTCGACCGAGTATACACTCATCAGAGCGACGT GTGGTCCTTTGGTGTGCTGCTGTGGGAGATCTTCACACTGGGCGGCTCGCCCTACCCCGGCGTGCCGGTCGAGGAGCTCTTCAAGCTGCTGAAGGAAGGTCACAGGATGGACAAGCCCAGTAACTGCACCAACGAGCT gTACATGATGATGCGGGATTGCTGGCATGCCGTCCCCTCCCAGAGACCCACCTTCAAGCAGCTGGTGGAAGACCTGGATAGGATCGTGGCCATGACCTCCAACCAG GAGTACCTGGACCTCTCCATGCCGCTGGATCAGTATTCTCCCGGCTTCCCGGACACCCGCAGCTCCACCTGCTCCTCAGGAGAGGACTCTGTTTTTTCTCACGACCCTCTTCCAGATGAGCCGTGCCTTCCCAAGTTCCCCCCTCAGCACACCAACGGCGGATTGAAGCGACACTGA
- the FGFR1 gene encoding fibroblast growth factor receptor 1 isoform X2, with protein MFTWRCLILWAVLVTAALSAARPAPTLPDQDALPSAEDDDDEEDSSSEEKEADNTKPNRTCEMGLSLAIAPYWTYPEKMEKKLHAVPAAKTVKFKCPSSGTPNPTLRWLKNGKEFKPDHRIGGYKVRYATWSIIMDSVVPSDKGNYTCIVENKYGSINHTYQLDVVERSPHRPILQAGLPANKTVALGSNVEFVCKVYSDPQPHIQWLKHIEVNGSKIGPDNLPYVQILKTAGVNTTDKEMEVLHLRNVSFEDAGEYTCLAGNSIGISHHSAWLTVLEAIEDTPAMMTSPLYLEIIIYCTGAFLISCMVVTVIIYKMKSTTKKTDFNSQLAVHKLAKSIPLRRQVTESREGVSADSSSSMNSGVMLVRPSRLSSSGTPMLAGVSEYELPEDPRWELPRDRLILGKPLGEGCFGQVVLAEAIGLDKDKPNRVTKVAVKMLKSDATEKDLSDLISEMEMMKMIGKHKNIINLLGACTQDGPLYVIVEYASKGNLREYLQARRPPGMEYCYNPTRVPEEQLSFKDLVSCAYQVARGMEYLASKKCIHRDLAARNVLVTEDNVMKIADFGLARDIHHIDYYKKTTNGRLPVKWMAPEALFDRVYTHQSDVWSFGVLLWEIFTLGGSPYPGVPVEELFKLLKEGHRMDKPSNCTNELYMMMRDCWHAVPSQRPTFKQLVEDLDRIVAMTSNQEYLDLSMPLDQYSPGFPDTRSSTCSSGEDSVFSHDPLPDEPCLPKFPPQHTNGGLKRH; from the exons ATGTTTACCTGGCGGTGCCTCATCCTTTGGGCTGTGCTGGTCACAGCCGCGCTCTCCGCTGCCAGGCCGGCCCCCACCCTGCCCGACCAAG ACGCGCTCCCCTCTGCggaggatgatgatgatgaagaggaTTCCTCttcagaggagaaggaggcagatAACACCAAGCCAAACCGTACGTGCGAGATGGGTTTGTCCCTG GCCATCGCTCCTTACTGGACCTATCCcgagaagatggagaagaagcTCCACGCCGTTCCCGCCGCCAAAACGGTGAAATTCAAGTGTCCATCAAGCGGGACGCCCAACCCCACGCTGCGCTGGCTGAAGAACGGCAAGGAGTTCAAACCTGACCACCGCATCGGGGGGTACAAG GTCCGCTACGCAACCTGGAGCATCATCATGGACTCCGTGGTGCCTTCTGATAAGGGCAACTACACGTGCATTGTGGAGAACAAATACGGGAGCATCAACCACACCTACCAGCTGGATGTCGTGG AGCGGTCCCCGCACCGGCCCAtcctgcaggcagggctgcctgccaACAAGACGGTGGCCCTGGGCAGCAACGTCGAGTTTGTCTGCAAGGTCTACAGcgacccccagccccacatccagTGGCTGAAGCACATCGAGGTCAACGGCAGCAAGATCGGCCCCGACAACCTGCCCTACGTGCAGATCCTGAAG ACGGCGGGCGTTAACACAACAGACAAAGAAATGGAAGTCCTTCACTTAAGGAATGTCTCATTTGAGGATGCTGGGGAGTATACATGTTTGGCGGGTAATTCTATTGGGATCTCCCATCACTCTGCATGGTTGACAGTTCTCGAAG CTATTGAAGACACCCCGGCCATGATGACATCCCCCCTCTACCTGGAGATCATTATTTACTGCACCGGGGCCTTCCTCATCTCCTGCATGGTGGTGACCGTCATCATCTACAAGATGAAGAGCACCACCAAGAAGACGGACTTCAACAGCCAGCTGGCCGTGCACAAGCTGGCCAAGAGCATCCCCCTGCGCAGACAGGTAACAGAAAGTAGAGAGGGG GTGTCAGCCGACTCCAGCTCCTCCATGAACTCGGGCGTGATGCTGGTCCGGCCCTCGCGCCTCTCCTCCAGCGGCACCCCCATGCTGGCCGGCGTCTCCGAGTACGAGCTCCCCGAGGACCCGCGCTGGGAGCTGCCCCGGGACAG GCTGATCCTGGGCAAGCCCCTGGGAGAAGGGTGCTTCGGGCAGGTGGTGCTGGCAGAAGCCATCGGCCTCGACAAGGACAAGCCAAACCGCGTGACCAAGGTGGCAGTGAAGATGCTCAAGT CCGATGCCACGGAGAAGGACTTGTCTGACCTCATCTCTGAGATggagatgatgaagatgatCGGCAAGCACAAGAACATCATCAACCTGCTGGGAGCCTGCACACAGGACG GACCCCTCTATGTGATCGTGGAGTACGCGAGCAAGGGCAACCTGCGGGAGTACCTGCAAGCCCGGCGGCCCCCCGGCATGGAGTACTGCTACAACCCCACCCGTGTCCCCGAGGAGCAGCTCTCCTTCAAGGACCTGGTCTCCTGTGCCTACCAGGTGGCCCGCGGCATGGAGTACCTGGCCTCCAAGAAG TGCATCCACAGGGACCTGGCAGCCAGGAACGTCCTGGTGACTGAGGACAACGTGATGAAGATCGCTGACTTCGGTCTGGCCCGAGACATCCACCACATAGATTACTACAAAAAGACAACGAAC GGTCGCCTGCCGGTGAAGTGGATGGCCCCAGAGGCTCTGTTCGACCGAGTATACACTCATCAGAGCGACGT GTGGTCCTTTGGTGTGCTGCTGTGGGAGATCTTCACACTGGGCGGCTCGCCCTACCCCGGCGTGCCGGTCGAGGAGCTCTTCAAGCTGCTGAAGGAAGGTCACAGGATGGACAAGCCCAGTAACTGCACCAACGAGCT gTACATGATGATGCGGGATTGCTGGCATGCCGTCCCCTCCCAGAGACCCACCTTCAAGCAGCTGGTGGAAGACCTGGATAGGATCGTGGCCATGACCTCCAACCAG GAGTACCTGGACCTCTCCATGCCGCTGGATCAGTATTCTCCCGGCTTCCCGGACACCCGCAGCTCCACCTGCTCCTCAGGAGAGGACTCTGTTTTTTCTCACGACCCTCTTCCAGATGAGCCGTGCCTTCCCAAGTTCCCCCCTCAGCACACCAACGGCGGATTGAAGCGACACTGA
- the FGFR1 gene encoding fibroblast growth factor receptor 1 isoform X4, whose translation MFTWRCLILWAVLVTAALSAARPAPTLPDQDALPSAEDDDDEEDSSSEEKEADNTKPNPPLLCSPEAIAPYWTYPEKMEKKLHAVPAAKTVKFKCPSSGTPNPTLRWLKNGKEFKPDHRIGGYKVRYATWSIIMDSVVPSDKGNYTCIVENKYGSINHTYQLDVVERSPHRPILQAGLPANKTVALGSNVEFVCKVYSDPQPHIQWLKHIEVNGSKIGPDNLPYVQILKTAGVNTTDKEMEVLHLRNVSFEDAGEYTCLAGNSIGISHHSAWLTVLEAIEDTPAMMTSPLYLEIIIYCTGAFLISCMVVTVIIYKMKSTTKKTDFNSQLAVHKLAKSIPLRRQVSADSSSSMNSGVMLVRPSRLSSSGTPMLAGVSEYELPEDPRWELPRDRLILGKPLGEGCFGQVVLAEAIGLDKDKPNRVTKVAVKMLKSDATEKDLSDLISEMEMMKMIGKHKNIINLLGACTQDGPLYVIVEYASKGNLREYLQARRPPGMEYCYNPTRVPEEQLSFKDLVSCAYQVARGMEYLASKKCIHRDLAARNVLVTEDNVMKIADFGLARDIHHIDYYKKTTNGRLPVKWMAPEALFDRVYTHQSDVWSFGVLLWEIFTLGGSPYPGVPVEELFKLLKEGHRMDKPSNCTNELYMMMRDCWHAVPSQRPTFKQLVEDLDRIVAMTSNQEYLDLSMPLDQYSPGFPDTRSSTCSSGEDSVFSHDPLPDEPCLPKFPPQHTNGGLKRH comes from the exons ATGTTTACCTGGCGGTGCCTCATCCTTTGGGCTGTGCTGGTCACAGCCGCGCTCTCCGCTGCCAGGCCGGCCCCCACCCTGCCCGACCAAG ACGCGCTCCCCTCTGCggaggatgatgatgatgaagaggaTTCCTCttcagaggagaaggaggcagatAACACCAAGCCAAACC cccccctgctctgctccccagagGCCATCGCTCCTTACTGGACCTATCCcgagaagatggagaagaagcTCCACGCCGTTCCCGCCGCCAAAACGGTGAAATTCAAGTGTCCATCAAGCGGGACGCCCAACCCCACGCTGCGCTGGCTGAAGAACGGCAAGGAGTTCAAACCTGACCACCGCATCGGGGGGTACAAG GTCCGCTACGCAACCTGGAGCATCATCATGGACTCCGTGGTGCCTTCTGATAAGGGCAACTACACGTGCATTGTGGAGAACAAATACGGGAGCATCAACCACACCTACCAGCTGGATGTCGTGG AGCGGTCCCCGCACCGGCCCAtcctgcaggcagggctgcctgccaACAAGACGGTGGCCCTGGGCAGCAACGTCGAGTTTGTCTGCAAGGTCTACAGcgacccccagccccacatccagTGGCTGAAGCACATCGAGGTCAACGGCAGCAAGATCGGCCCCGACAACCTGCCCTACGTGCAGATCCTGAAG ACGGCGGGCGTTAACACAACAGACAAAGAAATGGAAGTCCTTCACTTAAGGAATGTCTCATTTGAGGATGCTGGGGAGTATACATGTTTGGCGGGTAATTCTATTGGGATCTCCCATCACTCTGCATGGTTGACAGTTCTCGAAG CTATTGAAGACACCCCGGCCATGATGACATCCCCCCTCTACCTGGAGATCATTATTTACTGCACCGGGGCCTTCCTCATCTCCTGCATGGTGGTGACCGTCATCATCTACAAGATGAAGAGCACCACCAAGAAGACGGACTTCAACAGCCAGCTGGCCGTGCACAAGCTGGCCAAGAGCATCCCCCTGCGCAGACAG GTGTCAGCCGACTCCAGCTCCTCCATGAACTCGGGCGTGATGCTGGTCCGGCCCTCGCGCCTCTCCTCCAGCGGCACCCCCATGCTGGCCGGCGTCTCCGAGTACGAGCTCCCCGAGGACCCGCGCTGGGAGCTGCCCCGGGACAG GCTGATCCTGGGCAAGCCCCTGGGAGAAGGGTGCTTCGGGCAGGTGGTGCTGGCAGAAGCCATCGGCCTCGACAAGGACAAGCCAAACCGCGTGACCAAGGTGGCAGTGAAGATGCTCAAGT CCGATGCCACGGAGAAGGACTTGTCTGACCTCATCTCTGAGATggagatgatgaagatgatCGGCAAGCACAAGAACATCATCAACCTGCTGGGAGCCTGCACACAGGACG GACCCCTCTATGTGATCGTGGAGTACGCGAGCAAGGGCAACCTGCGGGAGTACCTGCAAGCCCGGCGGCCCCCCGGCATGGAGTACTGCTACAACCCCACCCGTGTCCCCGAGGAGCAGCTCTCCTTCAAGGACCTGGTCTCCTGTGCCTACCAGGTGGCCCGCGGCATGGAGTACCTGGCCTCCAAGAAG TGCATCCACAGGGACCTGGCAGCCAGGAACGTCCTGGTGACTGAGGACAACGTGATGAAGATCGCTGACTTCGGTCTGGCCCGAGACATCCACCACATAGATTACTACAAAAAGACAACGAAC GGTCGCCTGCCGGTGAAGTGGATGGCCCCAGAGGCTCTGTTCGACCGAGTATACACTCATCAGAGCGACGT GTGGTCCTTTGGTGTGCTGCTGTGGGAGATCTTCACACTGGGCGGCTCGCCCTACCCCGGCGTGCCGGTCGAGGAGCTCTTCAAGCTGCTGAAGGAAGGTCACAGGATGGACAAGCCCAGTAACTGCACCAACGAGCT gTACATGATGATGCGGGATTGCTGGCATGCCGTCCCCTCCCAGAGACCCACCTTCAAGCAGCTGGTGGAAGACCTGGATAGGATCGTGGCCATGACCTCCAACCAG GAGTACCTGGACCTCTCCATGCCGCTGGATCAGTATTCTCCCGGCTTCCCGGACACCCGCAGCTCCACCTGCTCCTCAGGAGAGGACTCTGTTTTTTCTCACGACCCTCTTCCAGATGAGCCGTGCCTTCCCAAGTTCCCCCCTCAGCACACCAACGGCGGATTGAAGCGACACTGA
- the FGFR1 gene encoding fibroblast growth factor receptor 1 isoform X1, whose protein sequence is MFTWRCLILWAVLVTAALSAARPAPTLPDQVLPKAKIEVESYSAHPGDLLQLRCRLRDDVQSINWVRDGVQLAENNRTRITGEEVEVRDAVPEDSGLYACMTNSPSGSETTYFSVNVSDALPSAEDDDDEEDSSSEEKEADNTKPNQAIAPYWTYPEKMEKKLHAVPAAKTVKFKCPSSGTPNPTLRWLKNGKEFKPDHRIGGYKVRYATWSIIMDSVVPSDKGNYTCIVENKYGSINHTYQLDVVERSPHRPILQAGLPANKTVALGSNVEFVCKVYSDPQPHIQWLKHIEVNGSKIGPDNLPYVQILKHSGINSSDAEVLTLYNVTEAESGEYVCKVSNYIGEANQSAWLTVTRPLAKVPGQQRDTPAMMTSPLYLEIIIYCTGAFLISCMVVTVIIYKMKSTTKKTDFNSQLAVHKLAKSIPLRRQVTESREGVSADSSSSMNSGVMLVRPSRLSSSGTPMLAGVSEYELPEDPRWELPRDRLILGKPLGEGCFGQVVLAEAIGLDKDKPNRVTKVAVKMLKSDATEKDLSDLISEMEMMKMIGKHKNIINLLGACTQDGPLYVIVEYASKGNLREYLQARRPPGMEYCYNPTRVPEEQLSFKDLVSCAYQVARGMEYLASKKCIHRDLAARNVLVTEDNVMKIADFGLARDIHHIDYYKKTTNGRLPVKWMAPEALFDRVYTHQSDVWSFGVLLWEIFTLGGSPYPGVPVEELFKLLKEGHRMDKPSNCTNELYMMMRDCWHAVPSQRPTFKQLVEDLDRIVAMTSNQEYLDLSMPLDQYSPGFPDTRSSTCSSGEDSVFSHDPLPDEPCLPKFPPQHTNGGLKRH, encoded by the exons ATGTTTACCTGGCGGTGCCTCATCCTTTGGGCTGTGCTGGTCACAGCCGCGCTCTCCGCTGCCAGGCCGGCCCCCACCCTGCCCGACCAAG TTCTGCCCAAAGCAAAAATCGAAGTGGAGTCCTACTCGGCCCACCCCGGTGACCTCCTCCAGCTGCGCTGCCGGCTGAGGGATGATGTCCAGAGCATCAACTGGGTGCGCGACGGCGTCCAGCTGGCCGAGAACAACCGGACGCGCATTAccggggaggaggtagaggtCAGGGACGCAGTGCCCGAGGACTCGGGGCTCTATGCCTGCATGACCAACAGCCCCTCGGGAAGCGAGACCACCTACTTCTCCGTGAACGTCTCAG ACGCGCTCCCCTCTGCggaggatgatgatgatgaagaggaTTCCTCttcagaggagaaggaggcagatAACACCAAGCCAAACC agGCCATCGCTCCTTACTGGACCTATCCcgagaagatggagaagaagcTCCACGCCGTTCCCGCCGCCAAAACGGTGAAATTCAAGTGTCCATCAAGCGGGACGCCCAACCCCACGCTGCGCTGGCTGAAGAACGGCAAGGAGTTCAAACCTGACCACCGCATCGGGGGGTACAAG GTCCGCTACGCAACCTGGAGCATCATCATGGACTCCGTGGTGCCTTCTGATAAGGGCAACTACACGTGCATTGTGGAGAACAAATACGGGAGCATCAACCACACCTACCAGCTGGATGTCGTGG AGCGGTCCCCGCACCGGCCCAtcctgcaggcagggctgcctgccaACAAGACGGTGGCCCTGGGCAGCAACGTCGAGTTTGTCTGCAAGGTCTACAGcgacccccagccccacatccagTGGCTGAAGCACATCGAGGTCAACGGCAGCAAGATCGGCCCCGACAACCTGCCCTACGTGCAGATCCTGAAG CACTCGGGGATTAATAGCTCTGATGCGGAGGTGCTGACCCTGTATAATGTGACAGAGGCGGAGAGCGGGGAGTATGTTTGTAAGGTTTCCAATTATATTGGCGAGGCCAACCAGTCTGCGTGGCTCACTGTCACCAGACCTCTGGCAAAAG TGCCTGGGCAGCAGCGGG ACACCCCGGCCATGATGACATCCCCCCTCTACCTGGAGATCATTATTTACTGCACCGGGGCCTTCCTCATCTCCTGCATGGTGGTGACCGTCATCATCTACAAGATGAAGAGCACCACCAAGAAGACGGACTTCAACAGCCAGCTGGCCGTGCACAAGCTGGCCAAGAGCATCCCCCTGCGCAGACAGGTAACAGAAAGTAGAGAGGGG GTGTCAGCCGACTCCAGCTCCTCCATGAACTCGGGCGTGATGCTGGTCCGGCCCTCGCGCCTCTCCTCCAGCGGCACCCCCATGCTGGCCGGCGTCTCCGAGTACGAGCTCCCCGAGGACCCGCGCTGGGAGCTGCCCCGGGACAG GCTGATCCTGGGCAAGCCCCTGGGAGAAGGGTGCTTCGGGCAGGTGGTGCTGGCAGAAGCCATCGGCCTCGACAAGGACAAGCCAAACCGCGTGACCAAGGTGGCAGTGAAGATGCTCAAGT CCGATGCCACGGAGAAGGACTTGTCTGACCTCATCTCTGAGATggagatgatgaagatgatCGGCAAGCACAAGAACATCATCAACCTGCTGGGAGCCTGCACACAGGACG GACCCCTCTATGTGATCGTGGAGTACGCGAGCAAGGGCAACCTGCGGGAGTACCTGCAAGCCCGGCGGCCCCCCGGCATGGAGTACTGCTACAACCCCACCCGTGTCCCCGAGGAGCAGCTCTCCTTCAAGGACCTGGTCTCCTGTGCCTACCAGGTGGCCCGCGGCATGGAGTACCTGGCCTCCAAGAAG TGCATCCACAGGGACCTGGCAGCCAGGAACGTCCTGGTGACTGAGGACAACGTGATGAAGATCGCTGACTTCGGTCTGGCCCGAGACATCCACCACATAGATTACTACAAAAAGACAACGAAC GGTCGCCTGCCGGTGAAGTGGATGGCCCCAGAGGCTCTGTTCGACCGAGTATACACTCATCAGAGCGACGT GTGGTCCTTTGGTGTGCTGCTGTGGGAGATCTTCACACTGGGCGGCTCGCCCTACCCCGGCGTGCCGGTCGAGGAGCTCTTCAAGCTGCTGAAGGAAGGTCACAGGATGGACAAGCCCAGTAACTGCACCAACGAGCT gTACATGATGATGCGGGATTGCTGGCATGCCGTCCCCTCCCAGAGACCCACCTTCAAGCAGCTGGTGGAAGACCTGGATAGGATCGTGGCCATGACCTCCAACCAG GAGTACCTGGACCTCTCCATGCCGCTGGATCAGTATTCTCCCGGCTTCCCGGACACCCGCAGCTCCACCTGCTCCTCAGGAGAGGACTCTGTTTTTTCTCACGACCCTCTTCCAGATGAGCCGTGCCTTCCCAAGTTCCCCCCTCAGCACACCAACGGCGGATTGAAGCGACACTGA